In Patulibacter sp. SYSU D01012, a single window of DNA contains:
- a CDS encoding NAD(P)H-dependent glycerol-3-phosphate dehydrogenase encodes MTDRPRPAAAPARGVNLPNPLGRRAVVIGAGSFGTAVAVLLARGGFRTTLQTRTIEQAELLREQGENARYLAGVELPPNLRIDSIETGPGKAEFVFLGVPSAQLGEVVARLEAQGLDRRTKIVSLCKGLVPPLGVPPTVLLAERFGQERVACVGGPAHAREMVTHGAGLVASSTSEELAATIAAVFLRAGVVCEHTDDPVGVELAGAAKNAAALAAGATEGQGLNAAGAAAGHIFAEVWRLAEKLGAQPATFIGLAGTGDLVATALAPQSRNRRAGELLAAGVARDEIPGRVGQAVEAFESVPLLAAALERNGIAAPVTSGLVGLIQGSMPLDEWVALVRTTVPPPAKWRGARRDGEPGPLRRWWRRMVAALKGPAEPAPAALEPADAD; translated from the coding sequence CCGTCGTGATCGGCGCCGGGTCGTTCGGCACCGCGGTGGCGGTGCTCCTGGCGCGCGGCGGCTTCCGCACGACGCTGCAGACGCGGACGATCGAGCAGGCGGAGCTGCTGCGCGAGCAGGGCGAGAACGCGCGCTACCTGGCCGGCGTCGAGCTGCCGCCCAATCTGCGGATCGACTCGATCGAGACCGGCCCCGGCAAGGCGGAGTTCGTCTTCCTCGGCGTGCCGTCGGCGCAGCTCGGCGAGGTCGTGGCGCGGCTCGAGGCGCAGGGCCTGGACCGCCGCACGAAGATCGTCTCGCTGTGCAAGGGCCTCGTCCCGCCCCTCGGCGTGCCCCCCACGGTGCTGCTGGCCGAGCGCTTCGGGCAGGAGCGGGTCGCGTGCGTCGGCGGCCCCGCGCACGCCCGCGAGATGGTCACCCACGGCGCGGGCCTCGTCGCGTCGTCGACGTCGGAGGAGCTGGCCGCGACGATCGCCGCGGTGTTCCTGCGCGCGGGGGTCGTCTGCGAGCACACGGACGACCCGGTCGGCGTCGAGCTGGCCGGCGCCGCGAAGAACGCCGCCGCCCTCGCCGCCGGCGCCACCGAGGGGCAGGGCCTGAACGCGGCCGGCGCCGCGGCGGGGCACATCTTCGCCGAGGTCTGGCGGCTGGCCGAGAAGCTCGGCGCCCAGCCGGCCACCTTCATCGGCCTGGCCGGCACGGGCGACCTGGTCGCGACGGCCCTGGCCCCGCAGAGCCGCAACCGCCGCGCCGGCGAGCTGCTGGCCGCCGGGGTGGCGCGCGACGAGATCCCCGGGCGCGTCGGGCAGGCCGTCGAGGCGTTCGAGTCCGTGCCGCTGCTTGCCGCTGCGCTCGAGCGCAACGGCATCGCCGCCCCCGTGACGAGCGGTCTCGTCGGCCTCATCCAGGGCTCGATGCCGCTCGACGAGTGGGTGGCCCTGGTGCGCACGACCGTCCCGCCGCCCGCGAAGTGGCGCGGCGCGCGCCGCGACGGCGAGCCGGGTCCGCTGCGCCGCTGGTGGCGGCGGATGGTCGCCGCCCTCAAGGGCCCCGCGGAGCCCGCGCCCGCGGCTCTCGAGCCCGCCGACGCCGACTGA